The following proteins are encoded in a genomic region of Oreochromis aureus strain Israel breed Guangdong linkage group 8, ZZ_aureus, whole genome shotgun sequence:
- the mki67 gene encoding proliferation marker protein Ki-67 isoform X1, which produces MPLHGKIVVIKRSGGDGTEFPLTAPCLFGRKPDCDIRIQLPQVSKEHCRIDLNENKEVILTNLSSANPTRVNGEVLQQSERLKHGDVITIIDRSFRFEYPPAPTPKKRSAIGGKPETLKVLQDQQVGDTPIVEKGEKRFSEVSSDTCLKDGANHDNIQHSLEKTGELESKADDSLLQGKNNSPFSDLYQMIKKSLDVKTPRKSCASQLETPSSKVASPKPNSVRKGSAIFTERKSTPKKSEVLAGPGSTNGGTPASVSKQAKVPAAETAEPRAEKAENGSVIETASPRKRNGATPQKFTVNEVVEQITAETPKSPARRRSKETSPGKTPVTKNQDEKTKASPRNSAGKGKEVSKKRKSAELGEDLPKQQTKRKRVSFGGYLSPELFDKRLPPDSPLRKGATPRRSLSLLRPKQSLLRRASVIGLLKEGSPRAKSPAKTKTPSPKKSPSKKTASPKTPTSVKKSPKSRSPSPAKKSPKSRSPSPAKKSPKSRSPSPAKKSPKSRSPSPAKKSPKSRSPSPAKKSPKPRSPSPKAASPANKSPKSRSASPKATANKSPKSKSPSPARGRSPSKVETPKTNEQQKTQRRASTPGQIPHKQVPAGKRRATVGLPGTSLESAPAVVLTPAKTPTNSGVQTPTVKGRFSVSQISTPSPIAEADKVTDQVLLPTVTPKTHKGRKSTSQKTPGAAKSAVKMHRRSGISRASIKVSNPWAHIVKFGQPKAQVVAPLKKTIAQKPKKKAVPKPQTPARNLKGYVSTGHADSPATIVVGRAHRQTVVQPTGAAPRVVTNVALFKKNMKMDEDLTGISEMFKTPVNERKRKSLIDDNVATKTPAGGQSASVMEPSVLNTPEEPGEMIVSPLSVTSAVKGRRYNSEAVQRLLDEDQDATFMGQIQSESSERQSADLQTSTVTTPKQRPELPDSLTGVKRIMKTPKQKAEPVEDLRGKLLKTPKQKPEKQECLTGVKRIMKTPRQKAEPLEDIRGNLLKTPKQKPEQQECFTGVKRIFRTPKEKAEPLEDLRGKILKTPKAPEGGDASLDGVKELLQTPAQLQESDAKRMKTPKTKSSPVVHLTGIKKIMKTPMEKGAPVEDMVDVKRLMRTPRQKGEPVEANFGLKRLMKSPRLRGNAPVEDFEGLQELMEEPLTEPTVQPEAKEQGEAQMSLDSSGNVEKDAMETVSQADAVLLEEAEVKTAVNADPAHEKKSVRGRRAKTVESKAAQDKQEAPDSAEEPVIPAPSRGRRGKKTEATAPPAVRQTPRRRNAKTAVELSAEENHLQSPKVAPKPKRGRSAQQSSKEPEVAAEAERVQSQPLDVEEKANESAVPKRGRRAKQPKESQQRNVTEDVPQDTPDANVACSDQPEVLPGGADENKPDAMETVVQAPQAESLLHVQTPVSVQKKSVRGRRAKQAESEELEDKKEAAEIPEDPIVPTPARGERRGKKIEAAAPPAARHTKRGRNAKSQESTSETSADVSAQASVINTSQEKYSALQTEEAVAKPVRGRRAKRTPVEPAQPEPVTVETASGEQGQVENAEPQKPTLPTAGKSRRGRKARQDTAEQNEVTEEVVVQAAVETNAQSQPPARVKRGRNAKQDEEKMSEPAKKIKLTKSEQAQTELTEEAQTVEMVISETTEPAQIREEASVATKPRRGGRKAKQDTESVESIDVREVPVVNENKPKRGRRGKQAAEETKATAENPEHKPEAEEEKNAEPLSSSMKTSRSRGVRASAKCETSQAIPAKRARRGTTVSPEEVNTESTVLVSEPAPTSVEPARKGRRGALKSTTEEPTTTTDQKNPEAVESNAKMSKRCVKWKSDLEVFEIPKVTPVKAVRGRKPKAADQVNSESKNVSNVANKTEEEDLSGKAVDSRPVKRVGRGAKTAAKVEPANNPKKTVEAETQPKTRRGRSANK; this is translated from the exons ATGCCATTGCACGGGAAGATTGTCGTGATTAAGCGGAGTGGAGGAGATGGGACTGAATTTCCTCTGACTGCACCATGTTTATTTGGAAG GAAGCCTGACTGTGATATTCGTATTCAGCTTCCTCAAGTCTCCAAGGAGCACTGCCGGATTGACTTGAATGAGAATAAAGAG GTCATTTTGACCAATTTAAGCTCAGCAAATCCAACGCGTGTCAATGGCGAGGTTTTGCAGCAGTCTGAGCGCTTGAAACATGGAGATGTTATAACCATTATTGACCGTTCTTTCAG GTTTGAGTATCCTCCGGCACCAACGCCAAAGAAGAGATCTGCCATCGGAGGCAAACCCGAAACCCTCAAg GTTCTTCAAGACCAGCAAGTGGGGGACACCCCTATTgtggaaaaaggagaaaagagatTCTCTGAAGTGTCATCAG atacTTGTCTTAAAGATGGAGCCAACCATGACAATATTCAGCATTCCTTGGAGAAAACCGGAGAGTTGGAGTCCAAGGCAGACGATAGCCTGCTACAAGGCAAGAACAACTCCCCCTTCAGCGACCTGTATCAAATGATCAAAAAATCTCTGGATGTCAAGACCCCTCGGAAATCTTGTGCCAGTCAGCTTGAAACACCTTCCTCAAAGGTCGCCTCTCCAAAACCCAATTCGGTCAGAAAAGGTAGTGCCATTTTTACTGAGAGAAAAAGCACTCCTAAGAAAAGTGAAGTTCTAGCTGGACCTGGAAGTACAAATGGGGGAACTCCAGCGTCTGTGAGTAAGCAAGCGAAGGTTCCAGCTGCTGAGACGGCTGAACCCAGagcagaaaaggctgaaaatggcAGCGTGATTGAAACGGCTTCACCTCGGAAAAGAAACGGCGCAACTCCTCAGAAGTTTACTGTGAACGAGGTTGTTGAGCAAATTACAGCTGAAACACCCAAGTCGCCTGCGAGGAGGAGGAGTAAGGAAACGTCACCTGGCAAAACTCCAGTGACCAAGAACCAAGACGAAAAAACAAAGGCATCACCCAGGAATTCAGCTGGAAAAG gAAAAGAAGTGTCCAAAAAACGCAAGAGTGCAGAACTTGGAGAAGACTTGCCCAAACAGCAAACGAAGAGGAAACGTGTTTCCTTTGGAGGTTACCTGAGCCCAGAGCTGTTTGACAAACGGTTGCCTCCTGACTCTCCATTACGCAAGGGGGCTACCCCACGGAGGAGCTTGTCTCTCTTGAGACCCAAGCAGTCACTGCTTAGACGAGCATCCGTCATCGGCTTGCTAAAA GAGGGCAGCCCACGTGCAAAAagtcctgcaaaaacaaaaacaccatcaCCTAAGAAATCACCGAGCAAGAAAACGGCTTCTCCTAAGACTCCAACTTCTGTGAAGAAGTCGCCCAAGTCCAGGTCCCCGTCTCCCGCAAAGAAGTCGCCCAAGTCCAGGTCCCCGTCTCCCGCAAAGAAGTCGCCCAAGTCCAGGTCCCCGTCTCCCGCAAAGAAGTCGCCCAAGTCCAGGTCCCCGTCTCCCGCAAAGAAGTCGCCCAAGTCCAGGTCCCCGTCTCCCGCAAAGAAGTCACCCAAGCCCAGGTCCCCGTCTCCCAAAGCAGCTTCTCCTGCCAATAAATCGCCCAAGTCCAGATCTGCTTCTCCTAAAGCAACAGCGAATAAATCGCCGAAATCCAAGAGCCCATCTCCTGCAAGAGGAAGATCTCCTTCTAAAGTGGAAACTCCTAAAACCAACGAACAGCAGAAAACTCAACGCAGGGCTTCAACCCCAGGGCAGATTCCCCACAAGCAAGTTCCTGCTGGAAAAAGAAGGGCAACCGTGGGTTTGCCTGGTACTTCTCTGGAAAGTGCTCCTGCTGTCGTCCTTACACCAGCTAAAACTCCCACTAATTCAGGAGTTCAGACCCCCACGGTCAAGGGGCGGTTTTCTGTGTCACAAATTAGTACACCCTCTCCAATAGCTGAAGCCGACAAGGTCACTGACCAGGTTCTTTTGCCCACCGTCACCCCTAAAACACACAAGGGAAGGAAAAGCACCTCGCAGAAGACTCCAGGTGCTGCGAAGAGTGCAGTAAAGATGCACAGAAGAAGTGGCATTTCAAGAGCATCTATAAAAG TCTCCAATCCTTGGGCGCACATTGTGAAATTTGGTCAACCTAAGGCTCAAGTTGTTGCTCCACTTAAAAAAACCATTGCCCAAAAGCCTAAGAAGAAAGCAGTGCCCAAACCACAG ACACCTGCCAGAAATCTGAAGGGCTACGTGAGCACTGGACATGCAGACTCGCCCGCCACCATTGTTGTGGGTAGAGCACACAGACAGACCGTTGTGCAGCCAACTGGTGCTGCACCAAGAGTGGTCACCAATGTTGCACTCTTCAAAAAGAACATGAAAATGGATGAGGACTTGACTG GTATTTCTGAAATGTTTAAAACTCCTGTAAACGAAAGGAAGCGGAAGTCTTTAATCGACGATAACGTCGCCACAAAGACACCGGCAGGAGGTCAGAGCGCATCTGTGATGGAGCCATCAGTGCTGAACACACCAGAGGAACCAG GTGAGATGATAGTATCTCCGCTGAGTGTTACATCTGCAGTAAAAGGCAGAAGATACAACAGTGAGGCAGTCCAACGCCTCCTTGATGAAGATCAAGACGCCACCTTCATGGGCCAGATTCAGTCAGAGTCAAGTGAACGGCAGAGTGCAGATTTGCAGACGTCCACTGTGACAACTCCCAAACAGAGGCCAGAATTACCAGATTCGCTCACTGGAGTAAAGAGGATCATGAAGACGCCAAAACAGAAGGCTGAGCCTGTTGAAGATTTGAGAGGGAAGCTGTTGAAAACTCCCAAACAGAAGCCTGAAAAACAGGAGTGCCTCACTGGGGTCAAGAGGATCATGAAGACTCCGAGACAGAAAGCCGAACCTTTAGAGGACATCAGAGGGAATCTTCTGAAGACTCCCAAACAGAAGCCTGAACAGCAAGAGTGCTTCACTGGAGTTAAGAGAATTTTTAGAACTCCAAAGGAGAAGGCTGAACCGCTTGAAGACCTTCGAGGGAAGATTCTGAAGACCCCCAAAGCCCCAGAGGGTGGTGATGCCAGTTTGGATGGTGTTAAGGAGCTTCTGCAGACGCCAGCACAGTTGCAAGAATCTGACGCAAAACGCATGAAAACTCCAAAAACGAAGAGCTCCCCAGTGGTTCACCTCACCGGAATCAAGAAAATAATGAAGACACCCATGGAGAAAGGTGCTCCTGTCGAAGATATGGTTGACGTGAAGAGGCTCATGAGAACTCCCAGACAGAAAGGTGAACCTGTTGAGGCGAATTTCGGGCTCAAGAGACTCATGAAGTCGCCGAGGCTGAGGGGTAATGCTCCAGTGGAGGACTTCGAGGGACTTCAAGAACTTATGGAGGAGCCACTGACTGAGCCCACAGTACAACCAGAGGCAAAGGAG CAGGGTGAAGCTCAGATGTCTCTCGACAGCAGTGGAAACGTGGAAAAAG ATGCCATGGAAACGGTCTCTCAGGCAGATGCAGTACTTCTTGAAGAAGCTGAGGTGAAGACTGCTGTGAATGCAGATCCTGCCCATGAGAAGAAATCTGTACGAGGCAGAAGGGCAAAAACGGTGGAATCTAAAGCAGCTCAGGATAAACAGGAAGCACCAGACTCTGCCGAAGAGCCTGTAATCCCTGCTCCAtccagaggaagaagaggaaagaaaactGAAGCTACAGCACCACCTGCTGTTAGACAGACACCAAGACGCAGAAATGCGAAGACAGCTGTTGAGCTGTCAGCAGAAGAGAATCACCTTCAGTCTCCCAAAGTTGCTCCTAAGCCGAAAAGGGGTAGAAGTGCACAGCAGTCTTCTAAAGAGCCTGAAGTTGCTGCTGAAGCTGAGCGTGTTCAGAGCCAGCCACTTGATGTTGAGGAGAAAGCAAATGAAAGTGCTGTGCCCAAGCGAGGAAGAAGAGCTAAGCAACCCAAAGAGTCACAGCAACGAAATGTGACTGAGGATGTTCCCCAAGATACACCAG ATGCAAATGTAGCCTGCAGTGACCAGCCTGAGGTGTTGCCAGGTGGAGCTGATGAAAACAAACCTGATGCCATGGAAACTGTTGTCCAAGCACCTCAAGCTGAAAGCTTACTTCACGTGCAGACACCAGTTTCAGTTCAGAAGAAATCTGTCCGAGGCAGAAGAGCAAAACAGGCCGAATCTGAAGAACTTGAAGATAAAAAAGAGGCAGCTGAAATTCCTGAAGATCCCATTGTACCTACTCCAGCGAGAGGAGAAAGAAGAGGGAAGAAAATTGAAGCTGCAGCGCCACCTGCAGCTAGACACACAAAAAGAGGCAGAAATGCAAAGTCTCAGGAGAGCACCTCTGAGACCTCCGCTGATGTCAGTGCCCAAGCGTCTGTGATAAACACCAGTCAAGAAAAGTATTCTGCACTCCAGACAGAAGAAGCTGTCGCTAAGCCAGTCAGAGGGAGGAGAGCAAAACGAACACCTGTTGAGCCAGCTCAACCAGAGCCTGTAACGGTTGAAACAGCGAGTGGGGAACAGGGCCAAGTGGAAAACGCTGAGCCTCAGAAGCCCACTCTTCCCACCGCTGGAAAATCACGAAGAGGGAGAAAGGCAAGACAGGATACCGCTGAACAGAATGAGGTGACCGAAGAGGTGGTCGTGCAGGCAGCAGTGGAGACGAATGCGCAGTCTCAGCCTCCAGCCAGAGTAAAGAGGGGCAGAAATGCCAAACAGGATGAAGAAAAGATGAGTGAGcctgctaaaaaaataaaactaacaaaGTCTGAGCAGGCCCAAACAGAATTAACAGAAGAAGCCCAAACTGTTGAGATGGTCATTTCAGAGACAACAGAACCAGCTCAGATACGCGAAGAGGCTAGCGTGGCCACGAAGCCCAGAAGAGGAGGGCGGAAAGCAAAACAAGACACAGAGAGTGTGGAATCCATTGACGTCAGAGAGGTCCCTGTTGTCAATGAAAATAAACCCAAACGAGGCAGGAGGGGCAAACAGGCTGCTGAAGAAACTAAAGCCACTGCCGAAAATCCTGAACACAAGCCGGAGGCTGAGGAGGAGAAAAATGCTGAGCCACTTTCCTCGTCTATGAAAACTAGCAGGTCAAGGGGGGTGAGGGCTTCTGCTAAATGTGAGACTTCACAAGCCATTCCAGCCAAGAGAGCCCGCAGAGGTACAACGGTTTCTCCTGAGGAGGTCAACACAGAATCCACAGTTTTGGTTTCCGAGCCTGCTCCCACATCAGTGGAACCAGCAAGAAAGGGAAGACGGGGAGCATTAAAGTCCACAACAGAAGAGCCTACGACGACTACTGACCAGAAGAACCCTGAAGCTGTTGAGAGCAACGCAAAGATGTCCAAAAGATGTGTTAAGTGGAAATCAGACTTGGAAGTCTTCGAGATTCCAAAGGTGACACCTGTAAAAGCAGTGCGAGGTAGGAAGCCTAAAGCTGCAGACCAAGTCAACAGTGAAAGCAAAAATGTGTCAAATGTTGCCAACAAAACTGAAGAGGAGGATCTCTCAGGTAAAGCTGTTGACAGTAGGCCTGTTAAAAGAGTCGGGCGAGGGGCGAAGACTGCTGCCAAAGTGGAACCTGCAAACAACCCCAAGAAAACGGTTGAAGCTGAAACGCAGCCTAAAACCCGCAGAGGAAGATCAGCAAACAAATAG